In one window of Syngnathus typhle isolate RoL2023-S1 ecotype Sweden linkage group LG7, RoL_Styp_1.0, whole genome shotgun sequence DNA:
- the synm gene encoding synemin, with the protein MTSHLRARTTSEKNTRTRVGFYPFPIIFDTTMLPSRRTFEADKQQLQLLNGRLAQYLTRTQQLERENACLLAEINHLRQAQVVEREPQYKAEVRELRRAMERVALEKSRAEMEREKLCRDLQTARSLCSQQSDACRDIGGELHGREKELRAAHHNNALLQQRLVELQREYALLEETHRQQMGQLRRQVDSQVNSMVITQSYHGPPAASMEDVEEYARGMSESWTQTLEMYQQKVQEMEQAIQEDQAMLDDLQREKMLHTTQLDKLRMDAEKQGQQQMRLEEQLLHMQEKFSQDEGEYQMIIDQLERERNAMAEAIAQRTQEHQHLLRVKMDLGMEVAAYRALLEGERVGLQDAHRKMSELQRERTIDIKMAGQRYAPRTSAASRQRMDVRFTPSTSIMRRSPVVPSGSTSPSRVIPISLAQHQSPACRRDMISFTKSRAAISSTVPKEQEKIQSQSPTSVEKTKTFELASKVESQSPTSAEKTKKIELVSKVESQSPTAAEKTKKIELVSKVESQSPTSAEKTKKIELVSKVESQSSSTKSSVENTSGQVLSPPRRNRKKKTKMEKPMAEVDGPDMRESERKDKGKFESTSTRKAFDDNMSVEDIIETVIKPAGLEAEVCSSGEPKITYHVEKSQQDDGSMKTQIVLQSKVEEEVDVSEESALNQLLSQGLKKVSLEDIEDTATGSMIRNLLSGLQGEGKSVNVEIIEQPVESYDEVSEESRSGFYEPSAYFQIEEMKEDTQVDDAAIKSKVRSVRVQEESEKSFHFSRDREPAEYFVSTPDDNLSEPEEGYGITSYGHYGMVDDLSDERYYQDDGVPQSRSIHKENKYRLTSDRPFLTESIPECIIEEEVRVSPVVQESMLEFLREDSLEPKEQIKGALEKLQGSMSGPLREELAFLTKVSSQSPQNVAVKKVQTSSDGGTTTIVAELNVSQTLEDSGLLDEDDLSEEQIMAALSSSDFGNVLQGVSGEGYSLRFSKEQHVVIDDDFDAEREGESSSLVAGRRIKPSEMEGHSSRSDQE; encoded by the exons ATGACGTCACATTTGCGTGCAAGGACGACCAGCGAGAAGAACACTCGGACACGGGTTGGTTTTTATCCTTTCCCGATTATTTTTGACACCACAATGTTGCCTTCGAGAAGAACTTTTGAGGCTGACAagcagcagctgcagctgcTCAACGGCCGGCTGGCTCAGTACCTCACCAGGACCCAACAATTGGAGCGGGAGAACGCATGTCTCCTGGCCGAGATCAACCACCTCAGACAGGCCCAGGTGGTGGAACGGGAACCGCAGTACAAGGCCGAAGTACGCGAGTTGAGGCGGGCGATGGAGCGGGTGGCGCTGGAGAAGTCCCGCGCCGAGATGGAGCGCGAGAAGCTGTGCAGGGACTTGCAGACGGCGCGCTCGCTGTGCAGCCAGCAGAGCGACGCCTGCCGGGACATCGGCGGGGAGCTGCACGGCCGAGAGAAGGAGCTCCGGGCGGCCCACCACAACAATGCGTTGCTCCAGCAGCGTTTGGTGGAGCTTCAGAGGGAGTACGCCCTCTTGGAGGAGACGCACCGGCAGCAGATGGGACAGCTCAGACGACAAGTAGACAGCCAG GTGAATTCCATGGTGATCACGCAGAGTTACCATGGGCCTCCTGCGGCCTCCATGGAAGACGTGGAGGAGTATGCCCGCGGGATGTCCGAGAGCTGGACACAGACCTTAGAAATGTACCAACAGAAGGTGCAAGAGATGGAACAAGCCATCCAGGAGGACCAGGCCATGCTAGATGACCTGCAGAGAGAGAAGATGCTGCACACCACCCAGTTGGACAAACTACGGATGGACGCGGAGAAACAAGGGCAGCAGCAAATGCGACTGGAGGAGCAACTCCTACACATGCAGGAGAAATTCAGTCAGGACGAGGGCGAGTATCAG ATGATTATTGACCAGCTGGAACGGGAAAGAAACGCCATGGCGGAGGCCATTGCTCAGAGGACGCAAGAGCATCAACATCTGCTGCGAGTCAAGATGGACCTGGGGATGGAGGTGGCAGCCTATAG AGCGCTTTTGGAGGGCGAGAGAGTCGGCCTTCAAGACGCTCACAGAAAGATGAGCGAACTCCAGCGGGAACGTACTATCG ATATCAAGATGGCCGGACAACGCTACGCTCCAAGAACTTCCGCCGCAAGCCGACAGCGTATGGACGTCAGGTTCACCCCGTCAACATCCATTATGAGAAGATCTCCCGTCGTTCCTTCCGGGTCTACAAGTCCCTCCAGGGTCATTCCGATTTCACTCGCTCAGCATCAGAGTCCGGCCTGCAGAAGGGACATGATCTCGTTCACCAAATCCCGGGCGGCCATTTCTTCCACTGTTCCCAAAGAGCAAGAAAAAATCCAGAGTCAAAGTCCGACATCGGTAGAGAAAACAAAGACATTTGAACTTGCGTCTAAGGTAGAGAGCCAAAGCCCGACGTCGGcggagaaaacaaagaaaattgaACTTGTGTCTAAGGTAGAGAGCCAAAGCCCGACGGCGGcggagaaaacaaagaaaattgaACTTGTTTCTAAGGTAGAGAGCCAAAGCCCGACGTCGGcggagaaaacaaagaaaattgaACTTGTGTCTAAGGTAGAGAGCCAAAGCAGTTCCACAAAGTCGTCTGTGGAGAACACGTCAGGTCAAGTGCTGTCACCACCAAGAAGAAACCGtaagaaaaagacaaagatgGAAAAGCCTATGGCGGAAGTTGATGGACCAGATATGCGTGAGAGTGAGCGTAAGGACAAAGGCAAATTCGAGTCCACAAGTACGAGAAAGGCTTTCGATGACAATATGTCCGTTGAGGACATCATTGAGACGGTGATCAAACCAGCTGGTTTGGAAGCTGAGGTTTGCTCCTCTGGAGAACCGAAAATCACCTATCACGTGGAGAAAAGTCAACAAGACGACGGCTCGATGAAGACTCAGATTGTGTTGCAGTCGAAGGTGGAAGAGGAAGTGGACGTTTCGGAGGAATCGGCTCTGAATCAGCTCTTGAGCCAAGGATTGAAGAAAGTATCCCTGGAGGACATTGAGGACACGGCAACGGGAAGCATGATCAGGAACCTTCTCAGTGGCCTACAAGGAGAAGGGAAATCCGTCAATGTGGAAATTATCGAGCAGCCGGTAGAGTCTTACGACGAAGTCAGTGAGGAGTCAAGATCTGGTTTTTACGAGCCCTCTGCGTATTTTCAAATTGAGGAGATGAAAGAAGATACACAAGTTGATGACGCGGCGATAAAATCCAAAGTCAGATCCGTTCGGGTTCAGGAGGAGAGCGAGAAGTCGTTCCATTTCAGCCGTGACAGAGAGCCGGCCGAGTATTTTGTCTCCACGCCGGACGATAATCTCTCTGAACCTGAGGAGGGTTATGGCATTACCTCATACGGTCATTACGGAATGGTGGATGACTTATCTGATGAGAGGTATTACCAAGATGACGGAGTTCCACAAAGCAGAAGCATccataaagaaaacaaatatcgCCTGACGTCAGATCGACCTTTCCTCACAGAAAGCATTCCCGAGTGCATCATCGAAGAGGAGGTTCGAGTTTCCCCCGTCGTCCAAGAGTCCATGCTGGAGTTCTTGCGAGAGGACTCGCTGGAGCCTAAAGAGCAAATAAAAGGAGCTCTGGAGAAGTTACAAGGCTCCATGTCGGGCCCACTGAGGGAGGAGTTGGCTTTTCTCACCAAAGTGAGCAGTCAAAGTCCGCAGAACGTCGCCGTCAAGAAAGTTCAGACGTCGAGCGACGGCGGAACCACCACTATTGTCGCGGAGCTCAACGTCTCGCAGACATTGGAGGACTCCGGGTTGCTGGACGAGGACGATTTATCGGAGGAGCAGATCATGGCCGCCCTGAGTTCTTCCGACTTTGGGAACGTCTTGCAGGGAGTATCCGGAGAAGGCTACAGCTTGAGGTTCTCCAAAGAGCAGCACGTCGTGATTGATGACGACTTTGACGCGGAGAGGGAAGGCGAGTCTTCGTCCCTCGTCGCTGGGAGACGAATCAAACCGTCCGAGATGGAGGGACACAGTAGTCGCTCGGATCAAGAGTGA